A portion of the Panthera tigris isolate Pti1 chromosome E1, P.tigris_Pti1_mat1.1, whole genome shotgun sequence genome contains these proteins:
- the LOC102956408 gene encoding SLP adapter and CSK-interacting membrane protein isoform X1, which produces MDTLATQGPITMDWLRDNFWAVLAVAICIVSVSLALILYCACRQLLRQGKRWDVAKPLGRGQSDEEKTYENVLNDSPVQLPPLPPRGLLFPEHTLPQDTPSQPPATYSLVNKVRNKTLSIPSYIEPLDDYDDVEIPANMEKRHF; this is translated from the exons GGTCCCATCACGATGGATTGGTTGAGGGACAATTTCTGGGCCGTCCTAGCTGTGGCCATCTGCATTGTGTCCGTGAGCCTGGCCCTCATCCTGTACTGTGCCTGTAGACAGCTGCTTAGACAAG GCAAGAGGTGGGACGTTGCCAAGCCTTTGGGAAGAGGGCAAAGTGACGAAGAGAAAACGTATGA gAATGTTCTTAATGACTCACCCGTTCAGTTACCCCCTCTGCCGCCCAGGGGTTTGCTCTTCCCAGAACACACCC TCCCACAGGACACCCCGAGCCAGCCGCCGGCCACATACTCGCTGGTCAATAAGGTTAGAAATAAGACCCTCTCCATCCCGAGCTACATCGAGCCTCTAGATGATTATGATGATGTCGAAATCCCCGCAAATATGGAGAAGCGTCACTTCTGA
- the LOC102956408 gene encoding SLP adapter and CSK-interacting membrane protein isoform X2 yields the protein MDWLRDNFWAVLAVAICIVSVSLALILYCACRQLLRQGKRWDVAKPLGRGQSDEEKTYENVLNDSPVQLPPLPPRGLLFPEHTLPQDTPSQPPATYSLVNKVRNKTLSIPSYIEPLDDYDDVEIPANMEKRHF from the exons ATGGATTGGTTGAGGGACAATTTCTGGGCCGTCCTAGCTGTGGCCATCTGCATTGTGTCCGTGAGCCTGGCCCTCATCCTGTACTGTGCCTGTAGACAGCTGCTTAGACAAG GCAAGAGGTGGGACGTTGCCAAGCCTTTGGGAAGAGGGCAAAGTGACGAAGAGAAAACGTATGA gAATGTTCTTAATGACTCACCCGTTCAGTTACCCCCTCTGCCGCCCAGGGGTTTGCTCTTCCCAGAACACACCC TCCCACAGGACACCCCGAGCCAGCCGCCGGCCACATACTCGCTGGTCAATAAGGTTAGAAATAAGACCCTCTCCATCCCGAGCTACATCGAGCCTCTAGATGATTATGATGATGTCGAAATCCCCGCAAATATGGAGAAGCGTCACTTCTGA